In the Candidatus Tisiphia endosymbiont of Melanophora roralis genome, TGAAATTCATCTTGTATATTATTAGTTAAATCCTTATAGCTTACAGAATCCAAATTTTGTATTGGTAATTCATATTTTCCAGCAATTTCTGTTAAACTTGAACCAGCTGCTACATCATCCTCTAAATTTTTTGCTAACAGTAGCTTCAGCTCTTCTATTTTTTGTTGTTGCAATAATTCATTAACCTGTTTTCGTACCTCGCTAAATTTTTTATTAGCAAATTCTTCTTGGTTATCCTGATAAAACTTCAATAATTCTTCATCGCTATTATGAATTTGCTTACCTAACACTTCACTTGATATTTTTACATAAGACAAGCTACGTTTTTCCGGTATTTCAAATAACTCTTGATTTTGCTTGTATAGTTCTTCTAACTCGACCGAAGTTGCATAAGTCATAAACGCACCTTTAGGCTGAGCTTTTAGGTCAATTTGTACAAGGTCGACCTCTCTTGTTTCAGCCATATAGTCTACGATATTTTTGACCATTATTTTTGGTGTTTGAAATGATTCTATAAAAATACTAATTAGAGTATTCTTTAAGGTATGTTCTTTTACGTCAGATACATAGTCCTCCTCATTAATATAAGAATTTTTTAAAAAACCTTTAAAGAGTGCTATGTCAAATAGACCTTGCTCATTCTTAAAATTAGCAGATTCTTTAATAAACTGAATCACAGTATCATCAGTTATATCTAGATTATAATAGTGTACTAAATAGTTCATAATGCGATTATTGATAAGTTTTTTAATAATAAAATTATCAATATTCAACTGCTTTATATCTTCTTCACTAAGATGTGTTCCAGTTTGTTTTTGAATAACACGAATTTGTTCGGCTTTTGCTTTTAGAAAATCTTCTTCGCTAATAGTTTTTGCATCAGAAAATGTAATCAAATCAAAATTATTGGTAGTCTGTAATACATCTTTAATTCCCCATCCAACAAATGCAAAGGCAATCATTCCAAGTAAAACACGCATTACAAAACTATCAGCAGCGTTTCTAATATTATTTAACATAAATATAAATTTTTCTCTTCAAGTTTTTGTAGTATACTAAAATAGTTCTGTACACTAATATCTGCAAGCGATTTTTATGAAAAAACTTATTATTGCTAACTGGAAAATGCATATAAGTTTAGATGATGCATTTAAATTTTGTGCTAGGCTGACAGAGCAGCAACATAACAACAAATTTATTATAGCTCCTCCTGCTCCCTATCTTGCTTATTTATCTGATAAATTCAAATCTATAGAGTTTTGTGGACAAAATGTCAGTCAATTTGAAGGACAAGGAAGTTATACGGGAGAATATTCAAGCCTGCTACTGAAACTAAGTGGTATTAATTACGCTATTGTTGGTCATAGTGAACGTAGAAGTCTCTTTCAAGAATCCAATGAATTAATCAGACAAAAAGCAGAGAATTGCTTAAACGCCAAGATTAGCCCTATTATTTGTATCGGAGAAGACCTAGCTACACGAAAAAATAATAATTATAAAAATTTTTTATTAAAACAATTAGTGGAATCCCTGCCAAATGATACAATAGGGGAGGGGATAGATGTGATAATAGCGTATGAGCCGATTTGGACTATAGGAACAGGCATTATTCCTAACCAAGAAGAATTAATAGAGATATTTGATGTCCTCAATTATTTTCTTCAGCAAAGCCAAGTTGCAAATAATGTTAGCTTAGTGTATGGTGGATCTGTAAATTTAGGTAATATAGAAAAAATATTAAGTGTACAGAATATTGATGGGGTTATGATTGGCAAATCTTCACTTGATTATCAAATTTTAGTTCAAATATTAAATTATAGGTTTTTTAGAAAATGATGAATATATTACTTTTTGTTCATATTGTAATAGCAATACTGCTAATTATCGTAATTCTGATGCAAAAGACTGGCAATGATGGGTTAAGTGGTATGAGCGGTGGTAGTGGTAATATGGGTGTTGTAACAGGCAGAACTGTAGCTAATTTCTTGACTAAAACCACGGTAGTGCTTGCCACCTTGTTTATAATTAATGCTATTATTCTTGCCAATCTGTCTTCTAAGAAAAACCTTGGGATAATTAAGAAAATTGAGCAAGTTTACGATAAGCAAGAAGAATCTAGCTTGCCAATTGCCAAGTAAAATTTAAGGGCTAAGTTATGCAAAAAATAATTGATTTACATAATATCAAAATTGGTAATACCCTACCATTTGTGTTTATTGCTGGACCTTGTCAAATAGAAAATCTAGATCATGCATTATTTATGGCTGACAAGCTTGTGACCCTTACTGCTAAACTTAACATACCCTTTATCTATAAATCTTCATTCGATAAAGCCAATAGAACTTCAATAAATGGTATCCGGGGTAGCGGTCTTGAGAAAGGGCTGGAAATTTTATCTAAAGTAAAAACAGCCTTTAACTGCCCTATTCTTACTGACG is a window encoding:
- a CDS encoding peptidylprolyl isomerase — encoded protein: MLNNIRNAADSFVMRVLLGMIAFAFVGWGIKDVLQTTNNFDLITFSDAKTISEEDFLKAKAEQIRVIQKQTGTHLSEEDIKQLNIDNFIIKKLINNRIMNYLVHYYNLDITDDTVIQFIKESANFKNEQGLFDIALFKGFLKNSYINEEDYVSDVKEHTLKNTLISIFIESFQTPKIMVKNIVDYMAETREVDLVQIDLKAQPKGAFMTYATSVELEELYKQNQELFEIPEKRSLSYVKISSEVLGKQIHNSDEELLKFYQDNQEEFANKKFSEVRKQVNELLQQQKIEELKLLLAKNLEDDVAAGSSLTEIAGKYELPIQNLDSVSYKDLTNNIQDEFQDLAKPASGERTGRSQTVVPTRSTIVPQRQHLKGEWYVDLGQNADSIFDLAEGELSYPMEITDQGAFILVEIKSIQPSKLQEFSAVKDQVYELWYKQYIRKINLGNIESLAKEYKPGKSKKPLDITTNQAATFSRYEVHNNQQLPAELLSAIFNANIDSNTPVFQSKDKAYFAYVKSKRIDKTKRQEIQKKNEVDIAVAIRNNVIDELISYAIKKNKMKQKSM
- the secG gene encoding preprotein translocase subunit SecG, translating into MMNILLFVHIVIAILLIIVILMQKTGNDGLSGMSGGSGNMGVVTGRTVANFLTKTTVVLATLFIINAIILANLSSKKNLGIIKKIEQVYDKQEESSLPIAK
- a CDS encoding triose-phosphate isomerase family protein gives rise to the protein MKKLIIANWKMHISLDDAFKFCARLTEQQHNNKFIIAPPAPYLAYLSDKFKSIEFCGQNVSQFEGQGSYTGEYSSLLLKLSGINYAIVGHSERRSLFQESNELIRQKAENCLNAKISPIICIGEDLATRKNNNYKNFLLKQLVESLPNDTIGEGIDVIIAYEPIWTIGTGIIPNQEELIEIFDVLNYFLQQSQVANNVSLVYGGSVNLGNIEKILSVQNIDGVMIGKSSLDYQILVQILNYRFFRK